The following proteins are encoded in a genomic region of Penaeus chinensis breed Huanghai No. 1 chromosome 10, ASM1920278v2, whole genome shotgun sequence:
- the LOC125029477 gene encoding ubiquilin-1-like codes for MAEGSEGAKTINLTVKTAKDKQILEIGEDASVKDLRELVSEKFSASLEQVCLIFAGKILKDGENLSQHNIKDGFTVHLVIKSSSSGSSQPNNRPASATSATSAANSSTASTPNTAANNQANAANPFAGMSGLGSLGLGGLGGLANMGMGNPNFQELQQRMQREMLNNPEMMRQIMDNPFVQQLMNNPEYMRAIITSNPQMQQLMERNPEISHMLNNPEMLRQTMELARNPAMLQELMRSHDRALSNLESIPGGYSALQRMYRDIQEPMLNAAQEQFGSNPFASLLGSNAAGNNSDAAQAGRENSDPLPNPWAPRTTTSTSTASSSTPTTSTTSTSQSTTTSSSTTSGNLGGGLPGMFQSPGMQSLMQQMMENPQLMSSMINAPYTQAMFQNLAANPELAQQIIGSNPLFAGNQVLQEQLRTMLPTFLNQLQNPEVQNFMNNPQALQAVAQIQNGLEQLRQTSPGLFNTMGLNMPPLIVPGASTTQTASTTSSTTTTTASSGNTSTTPSIPGLVPGTDAFANLMSTMSQALTGGGSGNPEQQYASQLDQLSAMGFINREANLQALIATFGDVNAAVERLLSRLDPQS; via the exons CTACGTGAACTCGTCAGTGAGAAGTTCAGTGCATCTCTGGAGCAAGTCTGTCTCATCTTTGCAGGGAAGATTCTGAAAGATG GTGAAAACTTAAGTCAGCACAACATCAAAGATGGCTTCACAGTGCACCTGGTGATTAAGAGTAGCTCCTCTGGCTCATCCCAACCTAACAACCGGCCTGCCTCAGCCACCTCGGCCACCTCTGCTGCCAACTCCTCTACCGCCTCCACTCCCAACACAGCAGCCAACAACCAAGCCAATGCTGCCAACCCCTTTGCAGGCATGAGTGGTCTTGGAAGCCTGGGACTGGGAGGACTGGGGGGGCTAGCCAACATGGGCATGGGCAACCCCAACTTCCAGGAACTGCAGCAGCGTATGCAGAGGGAGATGCTGAACAACCCTGAGATGATGCGCCAGATCATGGACAATCCCTTTGTGCAGCAGTTGATGAACAATCCTGAGTACATGAGGGCTATCATCACCTCCAACCCACAGATGCAGCAGCTCATGGAG AGGAATCCTGAGATATCCCACATGTTGAACAACCCTGAAATGTTGAGACAGACTATGGAACTTGCCCGTAATCCAGCCATGTTGCAAGAGCTCATGAGATCCCATGATCGTGCACTCTCCAACTTGGAGTCCATTCCTG GTGGATACAGTGCACTGCAGCGTATGTATCGTGATATCCAGGAACCAATGTTAAATGCTGCTCAAGAGCAGTTTGGATCAAATCCTTTTGCTTCACTTCTAGGCAGCAATGCAGCTGGAAACAATTCTG ATGCGGCACAAGCTGGCCGTGAGAACAGCGACCCCCTCCCGAACCCCTGGGCTCCAAGGACCACCACCTCCACATCCAcggcctcctcctccacaccgaccaccagcaccaccagcaCCAGCCAAagtaccaccacctcctcctccactaccagtGGCAATCTTGGTGGGGGGTTGCCAGGCATGTTTCAGAGCCCCGGCATGCAATCACTGATGCAACAGATGATGGAGAACCCTCAGTTGATGTCATCAATGATCAATGCTCCATACACACAAGCCATGTTTCAG AATCTTGCTGCCAATCCTGAGTTAGCACAACAGATTATTGGTTCTAATCCCCTGTTTGCGGGCAACCAAGTGCTTCAAGAGCAGTTACGAACAATGTTGCCAACCTTCTTGAATCAACTCCAAAATCCTGAGGTGCAGAACTTCATGAATAACCCACAG GCGCTTCAAGCAGTTGCTCAGATTCAGAATGGATTAGAGCAGCTTAGACAAACCTCTCCTGGGCTGTTCAATACCATGGGCCTTAACATGCCTCCCCTCATTGTACCCGGAGCTTCCACCACTCAGACGGCATCAACGACCAGctctaccacaaccaccaccgccTCATCTGGCAACACCTCTACCACACCATCTATACCTGGTCTTGTACCGGGTACGGATGCCTTTGCTAATCTAATGTCAACCATG TCACAAGCGCTGACTGGAGGTGGAAGTGGTAACCCAGAGCAACAGTATGCATCACAGCTAGATCAGCTTTCTGCCATGGGATTCATTAACCGCGAAGCAAACCTGCagg CTCTTATTGCTACTTTTGGAGACGTCAATGCTGCAGTAGAGCGGCTGCTGTCCCGACTAGACCCCCAGAGCTAA